One stretch of Malus domestica chromosome 14, GDT2T_hap1 DNA includes these proteins:
- the LOC139191187 gene encoding uncharacterized protein, whose protein sequence is MLGTRSSDCVLLEFEPEIEKILREIRREQREVSEKEKQQESKMALVQNETMGDLDMPTIPESPSSIALPAAARNYELKTIHFNMMPSFHGMSTEDPLAHIRDIFNMVSNMALVEGVTEEHLRMKVFPYTMKDKAKTWLNSLRPRTLTSWNDIQNKFLEKFFSTQKTDTLRDNIMQFTQQADETFSEAWERFNNLLIQCLHHGLPILVLMRIFYKGLTVSSKAAVNNYAGGSIKNKTPAECQALFDTLALETQHSEAKGRRAGVFEINNSTEFASKAQVDAIASKLDTLLSMNGRASVQEVCSICAVPGHATVGCPYSVDFPEFVQEQANMVNAYRRPGNDPYSNTYNQGWRNHPNLSWVNNQNVQKPPSGFQPQEKKNNLEDVIAQLARNVNTLSVNTNQFMSKTETTLQNQAASIKSLEIQMGQLAHSLAVREKGSFPSQTEVNLRNHEQAKAITLRRGKQVKTAADFEKNNEEEKVETISQEEQPLSDVVQPLAILGTTSKASPQSVIAATPLPKPVVQPVKPYVPPIPFPQRLKKNMLDEKYFKFLEMFKKLEINIPFADALEQMPNYAKFMKDIISKKRKFGDHEKIQLTEKCSAILQRKLPLKQKDRGSFKIPCIIGTNLFEKALCDLGSSINLLPLSVAKNIGIGEIKPTTVSLQMADRSIAYPEGIIEDVLVKVDKLIFPADFLVLDMEEDYETQLILGRPFLITARTLIDVEQGVLTLRIGEEKATFKVFEAGKFPRETEDCFRIDLVETAISEKFRVEKPSDPMEAALVHAATSEDENQLLAECALYLDAFKSITKSGRLEFEDLGSVPSKSLPSIIAAPILNLKPLPSHLKYASWELLRLYLL, encoded by the coding sequence ATGCTTGGTACTCGTTCGTCGGATTGTGTACTACTTGAGTTTGAACCAGAAATTGAGAAAATACTCCGTGAAATCCGAAGAGAACAAAGAGAAGTCAGTGAGAAAGAAAAGCAGCAAGAGAGCAAGATGGCGTTAGTTCAAAATGAAACGATGGGAGATCTTGATATGCCAACCATTCCGGAATCACCGTCGAGCATAGCTCTTCCTGCAGCTGCAAGGAATTATGAATTGAAGACTATCCACTTTAATATGATGCCTTCTTTTCATGGCATGAGCACTGAAGATCCATTGGCACATATTAGAGATATCTTCAATATGGTGTCCAACATGGCATTGGTAGAAGGAGTCACCGAGGAACATCTCAGGATGAAGGTCTTTCCATACACTATGAAAGACAAAGCGAAGACTTGGTTGAATTCTTTGAGGCCTAGAACCTTGACGAGTTGGAACGATATTCAGAATAAATTTTTGGAGAAATTCTTTTCGACCCAGAAGACCGATACCCTTAGAGATAATATCATGCAGTTCACTCAACAGGCAGATGAGACGTTTTCTGAGGCATGGGAGAGATTTAATAATTTGTTGATTCAATGTCTGCACCATGGTTTGCCTATTCTAGTTCTCATGCGGATATTTTATAAAGGATTAACAGTTTCAAGCAAAGCTGCAGTGAACAACTATGCAGGGGGATCAATTAAGAACAAGACACCAGCCGAATGTCAAGCACTTTTTGATACTCTAGCACTCGAAACACAACATTCTGAAGCAAAAGGAAGACGGGCAGGAGTTTTTGAGATTAATAATTCTACCGAATTTGCTTCAAAGGCACAAGTCGATGCGATTGCTAGTAAGCTTGACACTTTGCTTTCTATGAATGGgagagcatcagttcaagaggTTTGTTCCATATGTGCAGTTCCTGGTCATGCCACAGTTGGTTGTCCGTATAGTGTTGATTTTCCAGAATTTGTTCAAGAGCAAGCAAACATGGTGAATGCTTACAGACGTCCTGGTAACGATCCATACTCCAATACTTATAATCAAGGATGGAGAAACCATCCAAATCTCTCATGGGTCAATAATCAGAATGTACAAAAGCCACCATCTGGTTTCCAACCTcaagagaagaagaataatttggaagATGTCATTGCACAGCTTGCTCGTAACGTGAATACTCTTTCTGTCAATACAAATCAATTCATGAGCAAAACTGAGACAACTCTTCAGAACCAGGCTGCCTCAATAAAAAGTTTGGAGATTCAAATGGGGCAGTTAGCTCATTCTTTGGCAGTTAGAGAAAAAGGTTCTTTTCCAAGCCAAACTGAAGTTAATCTGAGAAACCATGAGCAAGCTAAAGCAATAACTCTTCGAAGAGGGAAACAAGTGAAAACAGCAGCTGATTTTGAGAAAAACAATGAGGAAGAAAAGGTAGAAACCATTTCACAAGAGGAGCAGCCACTGTCCGATGTTGTGCAGCCACTAGCTATACTGGGAAccacttcaaaagcttcaccacaatcAGTCATTGCAGCCACACCACTCCCTAAGCCTGTTGTCCAACCCGTGAAGCCATATGTGCCCCCTATTCCTTTTCCTCAACGGCtcaagaagaatatgttagatgaGAAGTATTTCAAATTCTTAGAGATGTTTAAGAAATTGGAGATTAATATTCCATTTGCCGATGCTTTGGAGCAGATGCCGAATTATGCTAAATTCATGAAGGATATCatctcaaagaaaagaaaatttggcGATCATGAGAAGATTCAGTTGACAGAAAAATGCAGTGCAATCCTTCAAAGAAAGCTTCCGCTCAAGCAAAAAGATAGAGGGAGTTTCAAAATTCCATGCATTATTGGCACTAATTTATTTGAAAAAGCATTGTGTGATTTGGGgtctagtattaatttattaccCTTATCTGTTGCTAAGAACATTGGAATAGGTGAAATTAAACCCACTACTGTTTCTTTGCAGATGGCGGATAGATCAATTGCATATCCAGAGGGAATTATCGAAGATGTGTTAGTGAAGGTTGACAAGCTGATTTTTCCAGCAGATTTCTTGGTGTTGGATATGGAAGAAGATTATGAGACTCAATTGATTTTGGGTCGGCCATTTCTTATCACAGCTAGGACTTTAATTGATGTGGAACAAGGGGTTTTGACATTGAGAATTGGGGAAGAGAAAGCAACATTCAAAGTGTTCGAGGCTGGAAAATTTCCAAGAGAAACGGAAGATTGTTTTCGCATTGATTTAGTCGAGACCGCGATTTCTGAAAAATTCAGAGTTGAGAAGCCCAGTGATCCTATGGAAGCTGCATTAGTTCATGCTGCTACTTCAGAAGATGAAAATCAACTGTTAGCGGAATGTGCTCTTTATTTGGATGCTTTCAAATCAATTACAAAGAGTGGACGATTGGAGTTCGAAGACCTTGGATCTGTACCTTCAAAATCGCTGCCAAGTATCATAGCCGCACCTATCTTAAATTTGAAGCCATTGCCATCACATTTAAAGTATGCTTCTTGGGAGCTGCTGAGACTTTACCTGTTATAA